In Paracoccus sp. N5, the DNA window GCATGGTGAAATCGGCCGAGGAAATCGCCCATATCACCAAGATGACCCGCATCGCCGACATCGGCGGCGCCGCCTGCGTCGAGGCCACCGCCGTCGGCACGCCCGAACACGAGGTCGCGCTGCATTCCACCGCCACCATGGTGCGCGAGATCGCCAAGACCTGGCCCGATGCCGAGCTTCTGGACACCTGGACCTGGTTCCAGTCCGGCATCAACACCGACGGCGCGCACAACCCGGTCACCTCGCGCAAGATCGAGGCCGGCGACATCCTGTCCCTGAACTGCTTCCCGATGGTCGCGGGCTATTACGTCGCGCTGGAGCGCACGCTTTTCGCCGAACATGCCAGCGACGAACACCTGCGGCTGTGGGAAATCAACTGCAAGGTCCATGACCGCGGCAAGGAGCTGCTGGTGCCCGGCGCGAAATGCGCCGACATCGCCGCCGAGCTGAACGAGATCTATGCCGCCGAAAACCTGCTGCAATACCGCAGCTTCGGCTATGGCCACAGCTTCGGCGTGCTCTGCCACTATTACGGCCGCGAGGCCGGGCTGGAGCTGCGCGAGGACTGCGACACCGTGCTGGAACCCGGCATGGTCGTGTCGATGGAGCCGATGATCACCATCCCCGACCACCTGCCCGGCGCCGGCGGCTACCGCGAACACGACATCCTGGTGATCGAGGAGACCGGCAACCGCAACATCACCGGCTTCCCCT includes these proteins:
- a CDS encoding aminopeptidase P family protein, with product MTTRERLQNYVGNGRKAQPTFSAAEMQRRHDAIRAHMAQAGVDAALFTSYHNINYYADFLYCQFGRRYGFLIDHDHATSISAGIDGGQPWRRTFGNNLTYTDWQKDNYFHAIRQIVGGAKRIGIEFDHVNIDLLALLKAEFPGVEFVDIAAPAMRLRMVKSAEEIAHITKMTRIADIGGAACVEATAVGTPEHEVALHSTATMVREIAKTWPDAELLDTWTWFQSGINTDGAHNPVTSRKIEAGDILSLNCFPMVAGYYVALERTLFAEHASDEHLRLWEINCKVHDRGKELLVPGAKCADIAAELNEIYAAENLLQYRSFGYGHSFGVLCHYYGREAGLELREDCDTVLEPGMVVSMEPMITIPDHLPGAGGYREHDILVIEETGNRNITGFPYGPEHLIVRGKAKAA